The Nothobranchius furzeri strain GRZ-AD chromosome 17, NfurGRZ-RIMD1, whole genome shotgun sequence nucleotide sequence AGAAACTGGCCAAAGTGGCTAAAGATAAGGACTGTGAGGTGGTGAAGAAGTGGCAGTGTGGAATCAGCAACCACGCGTATTGGTGTGTGACATCATCGTCCTCAGGGCCAGAGAAAGTTGCCAAATGGACTTCCATGGTGAACCACATGCAAGACATCCACGTCCACGACAACCCTCTCTTCCCACGATGCCAACATCCAGTCCGCCGGAGCACAGATCGCAAGAAGTGGTTTCAACCAGGTTTGTACCTGACCGGTTTACTCAATGTTTAGTGGCAAAATAACTGTGGAAGTTTTATTAACTTTGTGCTTTGTGTCTGTAGGTTCAAAAGCACTTTTCAAAGTGGAGAAAATCTTGACTAATAAGAGGGTTCTCACAAATGTTGCACGGCTAATCTCGCAGTACCAGACCTCAACGCAGGAGGCTTTCCACAGCGTAGTGCTGCGCTTCATGCCCAGAAACGTGCTAATTCCGCTCACTGGGAGGCTGTGCAGGTAGGTTTAGTCACATCTACATGTGCTACCATGTGGGAAGCAGagacactttggtttttaaaGGAGCTCATTTAAGTAAGAGAGGTATAGTGTTCTGCACAGTAATGTGCTACCATGTGTGATGTAGACAATCTGGATGCAACCAGTAAATGTAGGAAGCAAAATTCTCATCCTATGCTTTTTTTGACAGATTATATCTGGCAGCGatgcattttaatgaaaattcaaGTCACATTCAGGCAAGAAAAGCTACAGGGAAACGGAGGTATGCCATACGTCTCCCTAAAGCAAAGAGAGGACACACTGTAGAGCCGGTGGAGATGCCAACAACACAATGTAAGTTActcaataaaaaatgtaaaaaaaaattgtgtttATGAAATGTAGAAATGCATTATTAAATATCCATATTTGCACTCAATTTCTTCCAGGCTATGTGCAAAGCCTGATTGCTGATGTCTTTGAAGAGATTGTCCCCCACCCCCAGCCGTATTTAGAAAGGATCCAACACACCTGTCATCAACATTCTACCATCCTCCACTGACAGACGCTGGGGCTGGGCTGCATACAGGTCTCGCTTTAGGCAGGTGCATCTCTAAAGCCAACAGACTGACCATCTGTGTCTGGGAGTTCGCTTTGGATCCGCAGGACAGCACAAGCTGGAACATGTGACCCCTCTCCCCATAAAACCCCAGCACCGACTCACAAAGCATCTGTAGGCCAGATGTTTGTGTCGCCTGGAGAAAAGAGGACATTTAAGAGATTGTAGATAGCTTTGAAGAGCACATTgtgttttaaatttattttaaataaagtagATTATAGATTCCAGATTAATTTTTCATATTGCCTTCAGACAATTTATTTTCCTTTTAATTATCAGACCAGAGGTTTGCATATTGTCAATATATATTCACAATATATTTCAACCCCTGCAGCACTGGTGTCTAGAAACTGGAGTACTGGTGTTGGTCAGTCTTCTAATTACCTGAGGAGTAACAAGTGAATGTCAACCATTTTTCCTAAGAAACAACAACAGCTACCAACTTTCTCATTACCTGAGGAAACTTCCAGCACACATTCACTGCCTCTTTTGGCATCGTGGTGCAATTCCTGTACATGCACCTATAAAACGTACATtagtgtgttttttgtgtatgtcTTATAATTCATGCATCTTGTAAAATATGATACACAACACAGATGAAAACTTTAGGATAAGGTGCTGAActtaatttatgtcagtaattcatctAAAAAGGTTAAACTAATGATTGAGACAGATTCATTACAGATATTTTAGGCCTTTATTTGTTAAAGTGGGGATGATTATGGCTCACAGCTTTTGAAAACTCCACATCCAAACTCAAACATTTTGAATATCACATGAAATCAATAAAACAAGGATTTGAAGTAGAGATGACATCTGAATTCCACGCATGTCATGCATATGTACTCAGTTCTTGGCTTGGGATCCTTTTGCTTTTTCaggaataaattaacttttgcaccatattcaaattTTTTGAGTTACACTAGTGaaatcattaaaataattattgatgACATTTTTATAGAATTATGGGCTGAAATTAAGAATACAGCTACAGCAGTTGTAGAAAAGTTAGACATTTCTTTTGAACTGATCTGTCAATGGTGAAATTTTATggtttcaaataaaataaacgaataaaagcaaaaaatgtgTATATGTGTCTATATactgtatgtacatatatacacacacacacatatacatatgtatgtaccgtatatattaacacacacacacatatatatgtgtgtgtttggaaGAGGGAGTAGATGTATGGTGGCCTCCTGGAACAGCTGTTACCTACATTTAGGTAAGAGTTTGGATCATCCTTTCTCGTCTGCTTATCCAGGCTTGAGtcccgggggcagcagcctaaacagagaggcccagacttccctctttccagctacactgtaaaaaaaaaagtccagtgaacttaaaaagtaaagcaaccagttgCAATACAATTTTAAGTTCAGTCTACAACTATAACTGTTTTTTCTGTATTAACTTAACATTTTGCAAGTTAAAACGTTCAACTGACTTAAAACTTTAAACTCTCCAAACAGATTGCAAGTTGGATTTTTAACTgtgtacttgggccagctcctggagaaatcctaaggcgttctctggccagctgagaatagtccttccagcgtgtcctgggtcttcctttggtctTCCTccaggttggatgtgcccagaaaaattTCACCAGGGAagtgtccagaaggcatcctaaccaggagcctgagcccctcccaaatgatcgagcttctcaccctatctccaagggagggtccagccaccctgcggagaaaactcgttTTGGCCACTTATatttgcaatctcattcttttggtcattacctattagctcatgaccatagataagGGTAGGAacctagatcgaccggtaaatcgagagcttgctAGCTCAAAGGCCTTCTAGCTCAGGCCTCACAACTGCAGACAGGGCATcaatctgcttattgatcttgtgctccatctttccctcactcatgaacaagaccccgagatactcaaagtcctccacttggggcaggacctcatcccatgAGCTAtttgtcatcccagctgcttcctgtgcggctgcgaactgctccagtgaaagccTGAGAGGAtgatctgatgaagccaacagaaccacattgtctgcaaaaagcagagacctgatcacaTTTGGACCATTCAACTTTAAATTTAGTGCAGAGTTAATGGAATgttttaaactaaatattttcattttaaataagacaccaagactacacatgtctgcagcgctaatagacactcatttatatagttggtCAGTAAAGAAAGTTGATGGGGGTGACTCgctctttgtttctttgtttgattTTTCTAAAGTAGCTTAAAACTGTTTTTGAAGAAGGTTTTGGCTCGACACACAGATGACCAATGAAATTAACCCTTAAGGACCCATAGTGACACTTGTGTCACAACCCATTTCAAACATCTGTATAATTGCTTCTTGAGTCAAATATTCAAGATTGAAAACCCCAAGTGGCATTTTATCCATACATATATCTAAAATGATTCTACTTCTTcattttatttaattcatttCTACATTTTGATATATTTATTCCAATCTGTTTTCTAATTCAAAGGGTTTGGGCTTTAAAGGGTTAAAGTACCCccagcacgcacacacgcacacacacacacacacacacacagttgtgatACCTATTCAATTAAGTCCTAGTGTAATTGCCCCTTGCTGTCCAATAGTCCAAACGCCCCCCCTGTGCTCACAACCTTTAAAAGAGACTGTCCCAAAACACCCAGCAGTGTTTGACCTGAACTCTGCTAGAAGGACAGCCACAATGGTGAGTTGTAACTGACAAATAGTGTTTAGTTGATGACAAGATGGAGAGGAACTGTAGAAAATGTGTTAAATGTAACCATAGTTTAAGCATTTTTAACAAAATTGTTTTTTCCAAACTATTTTGAACTTTTGGACTCAAAAACGTTGCACGCTCCAACTGTCTGCTGAGTAATTCTTGTGATTTCATTCCTGTGAAGAAATATTTGGCTCCAGCTTTGCTGCTCTGGTGTTTGGTGTCACTGTCAAACGCTCAGTGCTTCTTCAAGCCCTTGCCCCCTGGtaaaagacacacacacgcgcacacacacacacacacacacacacacacacacacacacacacacacacacacacacacacacacacaatgacagtgatttattttttcttgatGCATCGACAGGTGATCAGACTCATTGTCAGGATGACGTAGATAAGACGTGGCATCCACTTGGTTCACATTGGAGAAACAGTAAATGCATGGACTGTGACTGCTCTTCATGTTGTGCCGCGTATGTATAAGAATCACAGTTCCATGGGTCAAACTCAGTTTGATGATATTcagtgttttgttcatttttcttaATAAAATGCTATTTTTTGTGTGTAACTGCAGGTATTATATCCCAACACAGTTCCCCAGtgactgtgtgtctgtgtttgaccCAACGGCATGTGAATACATCGTGCACAAGAAGAACGACCCATCAGAGATTTGTCCAATTTACTCTGCTGTGGGATAACAGCTGATGATGATGGTATTTGTCCATTAAAATAAAGTTTGGAAGGTTCATGTTTATTTTGTCAATCAGAAATCTAATCATTGCTTTCAGTTTGCACCTTGCAGCAAACATGAATGCACTTGGACCTGCAAATAAAAGACCAAAGTAACGGTGGTGGTGTAATTTTGTTGTCAAATAAAATGAAGTAACTGCAACAAAACTAGGGCATCTTCTTTGATGTAACCTTTGACCCTCTTTCTTTTTTTGAGGTtttattttacattagtaaagagGGGTTAGGTGCTTTGATAAACTTCAGATAGACTCCAGATGTGAATATTCAACACATGCAGACACATTTCTTTCTTTCCTGTGTGTCTCGTAAAAACATGACTGCAGATAATCACATATGTTCTCAGAGTTAAAAGCAGGTATACACCACTAGGTGCATACCACTAGGTGGTGTGTAGAGGTAGGTAACTCTTGCGTTTCGGCAACATTCTTCATCGCTCTTCCTACTCAGAAGCAGAGAGAAAACACAAGCTAGGGACGTTCTGCAGACTCATTCAGGGTTTGAGGATCTTTCTGTTTAGATGACTGTGACATAAACAGAAATCAGGATCAGACGAATGATTGTGGACCTCCTCTCATCTTTGTTGGACCTCTGCTGCACACATCCCTTAATGTTTGAGTTCAATGGTCCAAACACCATCATACTCACAACCTTTAATAAACTGTCCCGAAAAGTCCACCTTATAATTTGTGGTCAAAAACAGCAAAAGTGCTTCTTGGGTGTCAAACATTATAAGACCCTCTGGCGTAATTCAGATGAGGGATCCACAGAAAAAAAGGGGTCAGAGGCACTCAGGAGGACGATAATTAAAAAGCCTTCATTATTCCATCTGAAGGACAAGAGGAGTCTGAATGGGCGCGTATTTTAATGTGCATGCTTAATTTCGGATTGTTTTTGACTCTCCTTGTCTAAATTTCTTTTTAGGGTTTTCAACGTGacattccctccctttgagcgctttcaatatttgctctgctttctttttcctgtcagtgctcctgagctttagccttagttattttttttttctattttccattctgGTCTatcccttgaaacattttccattgtctttccttcctgtttccttttgatgtttacatagaaaaacgacgtcactttcagaagtgaaaattaaagcttttatgaagcaagctgcttctttctcttattggagccactaggataactccatttcatgcttcatgttttgactatcgcttcgagtttgttacgaatgctcccgcctctcttcttcttcttatttgcggttttatggcacttggcaaacaaccatttggtgcattaccgccac carries:
- the LOC139063615 gene encoding uncharacterized protein isoform X2, producing MRADSAGHSAKYGSYSLMNLENNSIIDIQLVQSNEVGGSHNMAKEGLSRSLGLLESKGVAVDYIVTDHHPQIQNFLQEKKITHYYDVWRLEKSISKKLAKVAKDKDCEVVKKWQCGISNHAYWCVTSSSSGPEKVAKWTSMVNHMQDIHVHDNPLFPRCQHPVRRSTDRKKWFQPGSKALFKVEKILTNKRVLTNVARLISQYQTSTQEAFHSVVLRFMPRNVLIPLTGRLCRLYLAAMHFNENSSHIQARKATGKRRYAIRLPKAKRGHTVEPVEMPTTQCYVQSLIADVFEEIVPHPQPYLERIQHTCHQHSTILH
- the LOC139063626 gene encoding beta-microseminoprotein-like, giving the protein MKYLAPALLLWCLVSLSNAQCFFKPLPPGDQTHCQDDVDKTWHPLGSHWRNSKCMDCDCSSCCAAYYIPTQFPSDCVSVFDPTACEYIVHKKNDPSEICPIYSAVG